The following is a genomic window from Lysinibacillus sp. JNUCC-52.
TAGAGGGTGGCAGGCTTGTGACGTGCTATGCGGAAATTCTATATTTAACGTAAAAAGAGACAATATCCAAAATAACAGGATACTGTCTCTTTCTTGTCATTAGGTATTAAAATTTTTCATGTTTACGAACGAACAAGCACAGAAATTTTTGCATTAAATTGCTGTTGAAGCTTTCGTGTCCATTCCCCTGGCTTTCCTGTACCAACTACATGACCATCAATCTCAATAACAGGTGTAATTTCAGATGTTGTAGATGTAATAATAACTTCAGTCATTGTAGTTAACTGCTCTAAAGTAAACGCTTGTTCTTTTACTGGCAGACCAATTTCTTTAGCACACGCTAGCAAGACGTTGCGAGTAATACCATTTAAAATCATATTATCCACTTGGTGTGTATAGAGTACACCATCTAAAATGCCATGAACATTTGAAGAAGCCCCCTCTGTCACCACTCCATTGCGATGCAAAATAGCCTCATAACAGCCTTTTTCATATGCCTCTTGTTTTGCTAATACAGGGCCAAGTAAGTTCAATGTTTTAATATCGCAACGTAACCAACGAATATCTTCTAAAATCGTTGCCTTTACTCCATTTTCAAAATTTGCTAGCGGA
Proteins encoded in this region:
- the dat gene encoding D-amino-acid transaminase, with the translated sequence MGYSLWNNRIVLDKEVIIDREDRGYQFGDGVYEVIKVYDGIVFTLNEHLERFYTSAEKIKLMIPFKKDKLLMLLRELVHKNNLGTGHIYLQITRGSGSRQHHFPHTIKPVLVANVKENPRPLANFENGVKATILEDIRWLRCDIKTLNLLGPVLAKQEAYEKGCYEAILHRNGVVTEGASSNVHGILDGVLYTHQVDNMILNGITRNVLLACAKEIGLPVKEQAFTLEQLTTMTEVIITSTTSEITPVIEIDGHVVGTGKPGEWTRKLQQQFNAKISVLVRS